The genomic stretch CAGGTCTTCAGGCAGGTAGACGCTGAAGTCGGCGAGCATCATCGCGTCGGCCGGCGTGCCCGCGCCGCGCAGCGGGTCGGGCTGGTCGTAGAAGGTGTCCGGCAATTTCGCGCCGGGCACGACCGCCTCCGGATCCCGCCAGCGCATCACGCGTTGCCGGTACACGTCGCCGATGCCGCGCGCGCCCATTTCCGCCGCCAGCGCGGCGAAACCGCCCGTGCGCGACGCCTCGCCATGCGTCTTCGCGCTGCGCGCGAGGGCATGCCGCAGGACACCGGGCACGCGGCTGTGCCATCGCCAGTTGCGCAGTGCGCGCTCGTAGCGCTTGTAGCCGAAGAACAGTTCGTCGCCGCCATCGCCCGACAGCGCGACCGTCACCGCCGTGCGCGCGAGGCGTGCGACCAGCGCGGTCGGCACCTGCGAGGCATCGGCGAACGGCTCGTCGAACATGGCCGGCAACGTCGGCACGACGCCCAGGGCGTCCGCGCCGCTGACGTACAACTCGGTGTGCTGCGTATGCAGATGCTCGGCGACTTCGCGCGCGAGATGCGCCTCGTCGTGGTGCGAGCGCTCGAAGCCGATCGTGAAACTGCGCACCGGATGCCGGCTCTGCGACTGCATCAGCGCGGTGACGACGGACGAATCCGTACCGCCGGAGAGGAACACGCCGACCGGGACGTCGGCGACCATGCGCAGCGCGACGGCATCGCGCAGCACCTCGTCCAGGCGGTTTTCCGCTTCGAGCACGTCGCCCGTGAACGGTTGTGCGAGCGCGGCGCGCATGCGCTCGCGGGGATCCCAGTAGCGTCGCTGGTCGCGATGCGCGTCGTGCCCGCCGGGACCACGCGCCACGGTCGCCGCGTCGATGCGCAGCAGCGAGCCGGGAAGCAGCTTGAAGGTATCGACGTGGATCGCATGCGGCGCCGGGATGTAATCCAGCCGCAGCAGCAACGCGAGCGCATCCGGATCGACGCCGTTGTCGAACTCGGGATGGCGCCACAACGCCTTCAATTCGGAACCGAACACGAACGTGTCGCCGGCCCAGCCGTAATACAGCGGCTTCTTGCCCACGCGATCGCGCGCGAGCCACAGGCAGCGCTCCTGGCGATCCCACAGCGCGAGCGCGAACATGCCGTTGCAGCGCGAAACGGCGTCCTCCACGCCCCACTCCACCACCGCGGCGAGCAGCACCTCGGTGTCGGAGTGGCCGCGGAACGCATGCCCGCGCGCGACCAGCACTTCGCGCAGTTCGGCGAAGTTGTAGATCTCGCCGTTGTAGACCGCGACGAATCGGTGGTTCTCCGACGCCATCGGCTGATGGCCGAGCGGCGACAGGTCGAGGATGCTCAGCCGTCGATGCGCGAGCGCGATGCCCGCGGTGTCGTCGACCCACACCCCACGGTCATCGGGCCCGCGATGCTGGAGCGCATCGCCCATGGCGCCGGCGAGCGCATCCAGGCGCGCGGCATCGAGGTCCGCGGTCGGGCGCAGCAGGCCGGCGAGTCCGCACATGCGTCAGGCCAGTCGATCCGCTGCGGCGACGATGTCGTCGTCCGACGGAATCACCAGGAATGCCGCGCCCGCGAGCGGCGTGTACGTGTCCACGCCCACCACGCGCTGGAACGGACGCGAACCGTAGCCGCCCTCGGCGATCGCGGTGAGCACGCCCTCGCCCACGCCGGCACTGTGCCGGCCTTCGTCGACGATGAGGATGCGCTTGGCCGTCTTCGCCTGTTCGCGGATGTAACGCTCGTTGAGCGGCACGAGCCAGCGCAGGTCGACGACGCGCGCCTTCCAGCCGTGCCTGGCTTCGATCGCCCGCGCCGCGCGCAGGCTCATCGGCACGCCGTTGCCGTAGGTGAAGATCACCAGGTCGTCGTTGCCTTCGCCGTACACACGGCCTTCGCCGAGCGTCATCGCCTCGTCGGGCTTCGGATAGGAGGTGAGCCACTGGCCGTCGCCGGGCTCGTACAGGTCCTTCGTCATGTACAGCGCGATGGGTTCGAGGAACACGCTGACGCGTCCGTCGACCTTCGCCAGCGCGGTGAGCGTGCGCAGCATCGTCGCCGCATCGTCGCCGCGCGACGGGCAGCCGACGACGAGGCCCGGGATGTCGCGCAGCGCCGTGATCGAATTGTCGTTGTGGAAATGCCCGCCGAAACCGCGCTGGTAGCCTAGGCCGGCGATACGCACGACCATCGGGTTCGCGTACTGGTTGTTGCTGAAGAACTGCAGCGACGCCGCTTCGCCGCGGATCTGGTCGCAGGCGTTGTGGAAGTACGCGAGGTACTGGATTTCCGGGATCGGCAGCATGCCGACATTGGCGAAGCCCTGCGCCATGCCCAGGATCATCGTCTCGTCGAGCAGCGTGTTGAACACGCGGCGCGGGCCGAAGGCCTTCTGCAGCCCCTTGGTCACCGTGTAGACGCCGCCCTTCTGCGCGACGTCCTCGCCGAACAGCAGCGTGTCGGGGTACTTGGCGAAGATGTCGTGCAGCGCGTTGTTGATCTGGATGGCCAGATGCCGCGGCGGCTGGTTTTCCGGCAGTTTCGCTTCGCTGCCGAACACTTCGACGCGCCGCTGCGCGTAATCGGCGCGCTGCGCTTCGGCCTGCACTTTCGCCGGCGTATACGGTGCGAGCGGCGCGATCACGTCCTCGAGCTTGTCGAGCTTCGGGCGGCGATCGGCTTCCTCGGCCGCTGCAAAACACTTCTTGCGCGTGGCTTCGTAAAGCGCCAGCACGTCGTCCTTCGACATCAGGCCCGATTCCAGCGCGATCGCCGCCGAACGCAGCAGCGGATCGGTCGCTTCCACCGCGCACAGTTCCTCGATCGAACGCCATTCGATTTCGAAGTCGGTGCCGGCGTGGCCCATGATGCGCGTGGTACGCAGGTGCAGGAACGTCGGGCGGCGCGTGGTGCGGCAATGCTCGACGGCGCGCTGCACGTCGGCGTAACCGTTCGCCAGGTCCAGGCCGTCGGCGGCGAAGTAATCCAGCCCGTCCA from Lysobacter auxotrophicus encodes the following:
- a CDS encoding thiamine pyrophosphate-dependent enzyme, with translation MSLIPNPIPARMKGLNRAEICDVNFVEFVKAWDGRVNARPAADAPILAGSELDAQGFRELFESQLISRHLDLMARVLRVQNKVFYTIGSSGHEGNAMVARLTRHTDPAFLHYRSGGFMAERFRKLPGMDPVMDSALSFAASAEDPASGGRHKVWGSKPLWVLPQTSTIASHLPKALGTAVAIEAGKRLNHALPIPADSIAICSFGDASANHATAQTAFNAAAWTAYQKLPAPVLFVCEDNGIGISVKTPGGWIANRFRNMDGLDYFAADGLDLANGYADVQRAVEHCRTTRRPTFLHLRTTRIMGHAGTDFEIEWRSIEELCAVEATDPLLRSAAIALESGLMSKDDVLALYEATRKKCFAAAEEADRRPKLDKLEDVIAPLAPYTPAKVQAEAQRADYAQRRVEVFGSEAKLPENQPPRHLAIQINNALHDIFAKYPDTLLFGEDVAQKGGVYTVTKGLQKAFGPRRVFNTLLDETMILGMAQGFANVGMLPIPEIQYLAYFHNACDQIRGEAASLQFFSNNQYANPMVVRIAGLGYQRGFGGHFHNDNSITALRDIPGLVVGCPSRGDDAATMLRTLTALAKVDGRVSVFLEPIALYMTKDLYEPGDGQWLTSYPKPDEAMTLGEGRVYGEGNDDLVIFTYGNGVPMSLRAARAIEARHGWKARVVDLRWLVPLNERYIREQAKTAKRILIVDEGRHSAGVGEGVLTAIAEGGYGSRPFQRVVGVDTYTPLAGAAFLVIPSDDDIVAAADRLA
- the asnB gene encoding asparagine synthase (glutamine-hydrolyzing), translated to MCGLAGLLRPTADLDAARLDALAGAMGDALQHRGPDDRGVWVDDTAGIALAHRRLSILDLSPLGHQPMASENHRFVAVYNGEIYNFAELREVLVARGHAFRGHSDTEVLLAAVVEWGVEDAVSRCNGMFALALWDRQERCLWLARDRVGKKPLYYGWAGDTFVFGSELKALWRHPEFDNGVDPDALALLLRLDYIPAPHAIHVDTFKLLPGSLLRIDAATVARGPGGHDAHRDQRRYWDPRERMRAALAQPFTGDVLEAENRLDEVLRDAVALRMVADVPVGVFLSGGTDSSVVTALMQSQSRHPVRSFTIGFERSHHDEAHLAREVAEHLHTQHTELYVSGADALGVVPTLPAMFDEPFADASQVPTALVARLARTAVTVALSGDGGDELFFGYKRYERALRNWRWHSRVPGVLRHALARSAKTHGEASRTGGFAALAAEMGARGIGDVYRQRVMRWRDPEAVVPGAKLPDTFYDQPDPLRGAGTPADAMMLADFSVYLPEDLLCKVDRTSMAVSLEARAPLLDWRVAEFAWSLPLDFKRHPSGNKHLLKRVLRRYLPDSMVDRGKRGFGAPVSDWLKGDLREWATALLDPSRLRAEGHLDAAAVDALWKQFLDGERKWHTHLWNVLMFQAWHEHWQAQRRAICAA